One Vicugna pacos chromosome X, VicPac4, whole genome shotgun sequence DNA window includes the following coding sequences:
- the CSF2RA gene encoding granulocyte-macrophage colony-stimulating factor receptor subunit alpha isoform X2: MQARRGSAQRSSVLPRPVGSPTCLLVITILLSLLLDPAFLLTQGHQDLPSVEPNSSLNVKFDPKKMQLTWDCKENATSGHCVMTHKEKGQIKKQMKRCQCTFQDNSLHGGVTLTVEVYVNQRPISETLVYTNPGKEGTAAQNFSCLVYNADFLNCTWAKGHAAPDDVQYFLYIRNSTRKSERECPHYLTDAGTNVGCHLQDLSGLTSYNYFLVNGTSRETGIQFFDSILLLKEIERYSPPHNITVNCNESHCLVRWEKPRTRKNWSNREFQYQLDIWRQSNSGHSENQLIVVSGDSENRYNFPSPEPRGTQMVKIRTADARRAHWGDWSQPVQFGSEEPESSLVLVYVLVVLGTLAGGLACGCLFKRFLGSHSLFPPIPRIRDKLKDDHQIDHQVLSEKFTCDAEMGDKEEILTVTEVAEAPASP; encoded by the exons ATGCAGGCACGTCGGGGATCAGCGCAGAGGAGCTCAG TGCTTCCACGTCCTGTGGGCAGCCCCACGTGTCTCCTGGTGATCACCATTCTGCTGTCCCTGCTGCTGGACCCCGCATTCCTCCTGACCCAGGGGCACCAGG ATCTTCCAAGCGTGGAACCAAACTCCAGTCTAAATGTGAAATTCGACCCCAAGAAAATGCAATTAACTTGGGACTGCAAGGAAAACGCTACCAGCGGGCACTGTGTGATGACTCACAAGGAGAAAGGACAGATTAAGAAACAG ATGAAACGATGTCAGTGCACCTTTCAAGACAATTCTCTCCATGGGGGAGTCACGCTCACGGTTGAAGTATATGTCAACCAAAGGCCAATTTCAGAAACACTGGTCTACACTAATCCAG GCAAGGAGGGCACAGCTGCCCAAAACTTCTCCTGTCTTGTCTACAATGCGGATTTCCTGAACTGCACCTGGGCAAAGGGCCACGCCGCCCCCGATGACGTccagtattttttgtatatacGAAACTCGAC GAGAAAAAGTGAGAGAGAATGTCCTCATTACCTAACAGACGCGGGAACAAACGTGGGATGCCACCTCCAAGACCTGTCGGGATTAACTTCGTACAACTACTTCCTCGTCAACGGTACCAGCCGAGAGACAGGAATCCAGTTCTTTGACTCGATCCTGTTGTTAAAGGAAATAG AGAGATACAGTCCACCCCACAATATCACCGTAAACTGCAACGAGTCACACTGCCTCGTCCGGTGGGAAAAGCCCAGGACCCGGAAAAACTGGTCCAACAGGGAGTTTCAGTACCAGCTGGACATCTGGAGACAA agtaATTCTGGACACAGTGAAAATCAACTG ATCGTGGTGTCTGGCGACTCAGAAAATCGATACAACTTTCCGAGCCCGGAGCCCAGAGGCACACAGATGGTGAAGATTCGAACGGCAGATGCCCGGAGAGCCCACTGGGGCGACTGGAGCCAGCCCGTTCAGTTCG GCTCTGAAGAGCCGGAATCCAGCCTGGTGCTTGTGTACgtgctggtggtgctggggacCCTCGCGGGCGGCCTGGCCTGCGGCTGCCTTTTCAAAAG GTTCCTGGGGTCGCACAGTTTATTCCCACCAATTCCAAGGATCAGAGACAAACTGAAAGATGACCATCAGATTGACCACCAG GTACTCTCGGAGAAGTTCACCTGCGATGCAGAAATGGGTGACAAGGAAGAGATCTTAACCGTGACGGAGGTCGCAGAAGCCCCAGCAAGCCCATGA
- the CSF2RA gene encoding granulocyte-macrophage colony-stimulating factor receptor subunit alpha isoform X3, with the protein MRCEPVLPRPVGSPTCLLVITILLSLLLDPAFLLTQGHQDLPSVEPNSSLNVKFDPKKMQLTWDCKENATSGHCVMTHKEKGQIKKQMKRCQCTFQDNSLHGGVTLTVEVYVNQRPISETLVYTNPGKEGTAAQNFSCLVYNADFLNCTWAKGHAAPDDVQYFLYIRNSTRKSERECPHYLTDAGTNVGCHLQDLSGLTSYNYFLVNGTSRETGIQFFDSILLLKEIERYSPPHNITVNCNESHCLVRWEKPRTRKNWSNREFQYQLDIWRQSNSGHSENQLIVVSGDSENRYNFPSPEPRGTQMVKIRTADARRAHWGDWSQPVQFGSEEPESSLVLVYVLVVLGTLAGGLACGCLFKRFLGSHSLFPPIPRIRDKLKDDHQIDHQVLSEKFTCDAEMGDKEEILTVTEVAEAPASP; encoded by the exons ATGCGATGCGAACCAG TGCTTCCACGTCCTGTGGGCAGCCCCACGTGTCTCCTGGTGATCACCATTCTGCTGTCCCTGCTGCTGGACCCCGCATTCCTCCTGACCCAGGGGCACCAGG ATCTTCCAAGCGTGGAACCAAACTCCAGTCTAAATGTGAAATTCGACCCCAAGAAAATGCAATTAACTTGGGACTGCAAGGAAAACGCTACCAGCGGGCACTGTGTGATGACTCACAAGGAGAAAGGACAGATTAAGAAACAG ATGAAACGATGTCAGTGCACCTTTCAAGACAATTCTCTCCATGGGGGAGTCACGCTCACGGTTGAAGTATATGTCAACCAAAGGCCAATTTCAGAAACACTGGTCTACACTAATCCAG GCAAGGAGGGCACAGCTGCCCAAAACTTCTCCTGTCTTGTCTACAATGCGGATTTCCTGAACTGCACCTGGGCAAAGGGCCACGCCGCCCCCGATGACGTccagtattttttgtatatacGAAACTCGAC GAGAAAAAGTGAGAGAGAATGTCCTCATTACCTAACAGACGCGGGAACAAACGTGGGATGCCACCTCCAAGACCTGTCGGGATTAACTTCGTACAACTACTTCCTCGTCAACGGTACCAGCCGAGAGACAGGAATCCAGTTCTTTGACTCGATCCTGTTGTTAAAGGAAATAG AGAGATACAGTCCACCCCACAATATCACCGTAAACTGCAACGAGTCACACTGCCTCGTCCGGTGGGAAAAGCCCAGGACCCGGAAAAACTGGTCCAACAGGGAGTTTCAGTACCAGCTGGACATCTGGAGACAA agtaATTCTGGACACAGTGAAAATCAACTG ATCGTGGTGTCTGGCGACTCAGAAAATCGATACAACTTTCCGAGCCCGGAGCCCAGAGGCACACAGATGGTGAAGATTCGAACGGCAGATGCCCGGAGAGCCCACTGGGGCGACTGGAGCCAGCCCGTTCAGTTCG GCTCTGAAGAGCCGGAATCCAGCCTGGTGCTTGTGTACgtgctggtggtgctggggacCCTCGCGGGCGGCCTGGCCTGCGGCTGCCTTTTCAAAAG GTTCCTGGGGTCGCACAGTTTATTCCCACCAATTCCAAGGATCAGAGACAAACTGAAAGATGACCATCAGATTGACCACCAG GTACTCTCGGAGAAGTTCACCTGCGATGCAGAAATGGGTGACAAGGAAGAGATCTTAACCGTGACGGAGGTCGCAGAAGCCCCAGCAAGCCCATGA
- the CSF2RA gene encoding granulocyte-macrophage colony-stimulating factor receptor subunit alpha isoform X1: MRTRWGGWTQVWSLAFISSLVAMLPRPVGSPTCLLVITILLSLLLDPAFLLTQGHQDLPSVEPNSSLNVKFDPKKMQLTWDCKENATSGHCVMTHKEKGQIKKQMKRCQCTFQDNSLHGGVTLTVEVYVNQRPISETLVYTNPGKEGTAAQNFSCLVYNADFLNCTWAKGHAAPDDVQYFLYIRNSTRKSERECPHYLTDAGTNVGCHLQDLSGLTSYNYFLVNGTSRETGIQFFDSILLLKEIERYSPPHNITVNCNESHCLVRWEKPRTRKNWSNREFQYQLDIWRQSNSGHSENQLIVVSGDSENRYNFPSPEPRGTQMVKIRTADARRAHWGDWSQPVQFGSEEPESSLVLVYVLVVLGTLAGGLACGCLFKRFLGSHSLFPPIPRIRDKLKDDHQIDHQVLSEKFTCDAEMGDKEEILTVTEVAEAPASP; encoded by the exons ATGCGAACCAGGTGGGGAGGTTGGACTCAGGTCTGGTCTCTggcttttatttcctccctggtaGCAA TGCTTCCACGTCCTGTGGGCAGCCCCACGTGTCTCCTGGTGATCACCATTCTGCTGTCCCTGCTGCTGGACCCCGCATTCCTCCTGACCCAGGGGCACCAGG ATCTTCCAAGCGTGGAACCAAACTCCAGTCTAAATGTGAAATTCGACCCCAAGAAAATGCAATTAACTTGGGACTGCAAGGAAAACGCTACCAGCGGGCACTGTGTGATGACTCACAAGGAGAAAGGACAGATTAAGAAACAG ATGAAACGATGTCAGTGCACCTTTCAAGACAATTCTCTCCATGGGGGAGTCACGCTCACGGTTGAAGTATATGTCAACCAAAGGCCAATTTCAGAAACACTGGTCTACACTAATCCAG GCAAGGAGGGCACAGCTGCCCAAAACTTCTCCTGTCTTGTCTACAATGCGGATTTCCTGAACTGCACCTGGGCAAAGGGCCACGCCGCCCCCGATGACGTccagtattttttgtatatacGAAACTCGAC GAGAAAAAGTGAGAGAGAATGTCCTCATTACCTAACAGACGCGGGAACAAACGTGGGATGCCACCTCCAAGACCTGTCGGGATTAACTTCGTACAACTACTTCCTCGTCAACGGTACCAGCCGAGAGACAGGAATCCAGTTCTTTGACTCGATCCTGTTGTTAAAGGAAATAG AGAGATACAGTCCACCCCACAATATCACCGTAAACTGCAACGAGTCACACTGCCTCGTCCGGTGGGAAAAGCCCAGGACCCGGAAAAACTGGTCCAACAGGGAGTTTCAGTACCAGCTGGACATCTGGAGACAA agtaATTCTGGACACAGTGAAAATCAACTG ATCGTGGTGTCTGGCGACTCAGAAAATCGATACAACTTTCCGAGCCCGGAGCCCAGAGGCACACAGATGGTGAAGATTCGAACGGCAGATGCCCGGAGAGCCCACTGGGGCGACTGGAGCCAGCCCGTTCAGTTCG GCTCTGAAGAGCCGGAATCCAGCCTGGTGCTTGTGTACgtgctggtggtgctggggacCCTCGCGGGCGGCCTGGCCTGCGGCTGCCTTTTCAAAAG GTTCCTGGGGTCGCACAGTTTATTCCCACCAATTCCAAGGATCAGAGACAAACTGAAAGATGACCATCAGATTGACCACCAG GTACTCTCGGAGAAGTTCACCTGCGATGCAGAAATGGGTGACAAGGAAGAGATCTTAACCGTGACGGAGGTCGCAGAAGCCCCAGCAAGCCCATGA
- the CSF2RA gene encoding granulocyte-macrophage colony-stimulating factor receptor subunit alpha isoform X4 has translation MQLTWDCKENATSGHCVMTHKEKGQIKKQMKRCQCTFQDNSLHGGVTLTVEVYVNQRPISETLVYTNPGKEGTAAQNFSCLVYNADFLNCTWAKGHAAPDDVQYFLYIRNSTRKSERECPHYLTDAGTNVGCHLQDLSGLTSYNYFLVNGTSRETGIQFFDSILLLKEIERYSPPHNITVNCNESHCLVRWEKPRTRKNWSNREFQYQLDIWRQSNSGHSENQLIVVSGDSENRYNFPSPEPRGTQMVKIRTADARRAHWGDWSQPVQFGSEEPESSLVLVYVLVVLGTLAGGLACGCLFKRFLGSHSLFPPIPRIRDKLKDDHQIDHQVLSEKFTCDAEMGDKEEILTVTEVAEAPASP, from the exons ATGCAATTAACTTGGGACTGCAAGGAAAACGCTACCAGCGGGCACTGTGTGATGACTCACAAGGAGAAAGGACAGATTAAGAAACAG ATGAAACGATGTCAGTGCACCTTTCAAGACAATTCTCTCCATGGGGGAGTCACGCTCACGGTTGAAGTATATGTCAACCAAAGGCCAATTTCAGAAACACTGGTCTACACTAATCCAG GCAAGGAGGGCACAGCTGCCCAAAACTTCTCCTGTCTTGTCTACAATGCGGATTTCCTGAACTGCACCTGGGCAAAGGGCCACGCCGCCCCCGATGACGTccagtattttttgtatatacGAAACTCGAC GAGAAAAAGTGAGAGAGAATGTCCTCATTACCTAACAGACGCGGGAACAAACGTGGGATGCCACCTCCAAGACCTGTCGGGATTAACTTCGTACAACTACTTCCTCGTCAACGGTACCAGCCGAGAGACAGGAATCCAGTTCTTTGACTCGATCCTGTTGTTAAAGGAAATAG AGAGATACAGTCCACCCCACAATATCACCGTAAACTGCAACGAGTCACACTGCCTCGTCCGGTGGGAAAAGCCCAGGACCCGGAAAAACTGGTCCAACAGGGAGTTTCAGTACCAGCTGGACATCTGGAGACAA agtaATTCTGGACACAGTGAAAATCAACTG ATCGTGGTGTCTGGCGACTCAGAAAATCGATACAACTTTCCGAGCCCGGAGCCCAGAGGCACACAGATGGTGAAGATTCGAACGGCAGATGCCCGGAGAGCCCACTGGGGCGACTGGAGCCAGCCCGTTCAGTTCG GCTCTGAAGAGCCGGAATCCAGCCTGGTGCTTGTGTACgtgctggtggtgctggggacCCTCGCGGGCGGCCTGGCCTGCGGCTGCCTTTTCAAAAG GTTCCTGGGGTCGCACAGTTTATTCCCACCAATTCCAAGGATCAGAGACAAACTGAAAGATGACCATCAGATTGACCACCAG GTACTCTCGGAGAAGTTCACCTGCGATGCAGAAATGGGTGACAAGGAAGAGATCTTAACCGTGACGGAGGTCGCAGAAGCCCCAGCAAGCCCATGA